CATCACTGCATAGAAATCATTCACAATAGAAGTTCTTCAAACTCCAAAAAAGAGGACCAACAAATCATTCAGACTCCTGTTCTTCAAACTCCTTATTGGTCTCGGTGAGTTGGAATTTCATAAATACATTCGTGCATAGAAATCATTCACAATAAAAGTTCTCAATGCCAAACCACGAGATAAAAGCATCTTACTTCCTCCGATCTAAATTAGCTGTCACATATTAATGAACCTAGACAGATTTTAGGCAACATTTTGCCTAAATCTACAACAAGTAATTTGGGCTAGAGGGAGCATATAAGTTACAGTCGAAAAACTACTACTTATTAACATTAACCATGAACGACCCTACACTCTCTTCAGATTCCATTGTGCATCTTCAATAGCTGCAATTTCCCACAGTGCAGCTTCAAGGGTGCCAGTCATCTCCGTGCCATTCATCTTGATCAATCAATCTCAGCGGTTCAGTTGCACCAATCGGTTACCGATCCAATATCAGCAGCAATGTTGTATTCTTGAACCTGTCGATAAATAACATAATATTAAAGATCCTGCTTGACTTTTGACCATCATCGTCCCCAGAAGACAAATCATCTCTGTCATTTCCATATGGTCCAGAAAACAGCAGCAGTTGTAAAGTTCAGAACACCAGCGTACTTGTTACTTTCTCAGAAACGAACAATAGATTCACATATATCACCAATCTGATAATCACACTCGACAGCAAGCTATTCACAAAATAGACAGAGATATTACACATTTATCTATTTAATTTTGATGAAAATACTCTTATGACTTGACTTACTTTTTAATTCAGCAGCAAATGGAAGTGACAATGAATCGAGGTTGGTGCTTTACAAAAGATAGTCCATCCTCTCTCACAAAACAAAGGAGAAGAAGATAGATTGTGTCGTCTAGAACAAGCGTCGTCACACTGATGTAGCATGAGAATGTTTTAGTGATGTACAACGGAAAACTACTATCCAAGCATGCACAGCACGAAAATACTGCATGTAACAAACCTGCAGGCAGGTACATGTTTTCCTGCTACTGAACACTGATCATATCTTACTTTACCACATCTGATCTAGGGTAATATTAAGCAGGCTTCAAGTTCAAAACAACCTTATTGTTGAACTAAACACATCTGATGCAACATTAGGATCCCAACAGTTttagaaagaaagaaaaatactggAAAGTGCAAAGTGCAATAAATGATTTTGAATTTATCTTGTTGTACAGCTGGGCATTGTGTTGACTAGTTGCCACCCATTGCTGGATGGACTTGCTCTCTTGATGTGGGATCTCTACCATCAATTCCACAAGGATGGCAAAGCATCAAGCTGGCAACAGTGAAATAATATGGATGTATTACTATTAACATGTCCCCAGAGGATTATCCAAAAGTATCGTGCAAGTACCGTACGAGTGTGGTTGTTAACTCACCCTTTCGTATCTTTCTTCCTTGACGATGTTCAAACAACTATAAGTTGAGGAACCTAAAACTACCAACACGATAACAGGAGCAAGGCTGTATTTATGAAATTCCAACTCCAAAAAAGCGGACCAACAAATTTGGAAGCCCACTCTTCCAATAGAGAGGCCGACATACTAGTTTAAACTTTGTGGTTATGAACAACTGCACAAAAAAATAAGCCATCAAGGAAGATGAAAAGTACATAGTATTTACCATAACATGGAGTAATGTTGCCAAGTAGATTCCCATCATAGACAGTGCACAGCTAAATACTTCACTTGGGTTTCTATGAGATGCATTTTCATCACATTAGTTCTTCTGGTTAACTGTTTTGTTGGATGCCACCACCACCATAGTACTGTTTTGTTGTCTGCCTAGAAAACTCTGCAAATGTCATGCCTTCTTTCAACCTTGAGGACAGAGGGGGGATTTTCATCAAAATGTCTTGCATCAACATATGTTCACTACAAGACCCGGCTGATCCATCACTCCTGGAGGTAGATTCCAAGTGATCACTtgaatcatcttcatcggcagaaGAGTAACCTGAGGAAGGTAGAGTTTTGTCCCATGAAGGCTGTACGAAGACTACAAAAGTCTCCCGGCTTATGTTTGGCAAGCCTAAAGGTCTACTCACAGCATGAAGTGTAGATCTAAGTTTCCCTCCTGACAAGATGTCTGCTGCCTCCCCAATCTGAACAATGAAGCTCTCCTGGGAGCATCTCACCGAGAATATCCTCCTTTTAttgaatagctgcaggtgtgtgTGCCCATCAGGAAGAGAGCATTCTTCGCTGACTGGACATTCCTGTCCGAGGGCAGAGCGCAAGAATAATGGTGCCGTTAAGACAGTCAGCAATCCATAATCGTAGTGCCACTCTTGCCATAAGTTTACAAGAGAAATATTGCTGCTCTGTCCTTGCACCGCGATATCCCTGCCCTCCTTTTCTTCTCCTGACATAACCACAGCTTGCCCATCTTGTCGTGTCATGCGAGATCCATATCCTCCTGGTCCTGGCCTTTGATGACACGACATATCGATGTGATCAGATACAGGCGTTACTGCTGCTGCTGCATTATTTACGAAAAAGTTTCTTCTGTTTGCGCTCTTCTCCTTGATGATCCTGTTATCCAACTCGGAGTGGTAATGTATGAGCCTCGCCTTGGCGCTCCCGAAGTCAGTAATGCTCTGCTCCAGCTGATTCCCACCGATAACAACATCACAAGCCCGTGCAATCAAGATACCAATCTCCATCATGCACAAACCCAGCTCCTTAAAGAGCTCACCAAGATTCTCAATGTCATCATCACACGTGTGTTCCCCAAATCCATCGGCTCCTGCCGGTTTCACCTCCGGACAACCAGTCCTGGTGTTGATGCTTCCGGCGGCATCGCTCAGAGACTTGAGCGAGTGGAATTTCTTACCTGAATCATGCCTTAGGAGCTGCGCGAATGAAGAGACGGACCTGTCGGGCTTCTTCAGAGGCACGTCGCTGCCCACACCGTGCTTCTGCAATGGCAGCCGATCGAAGGCAATCAGGATCAGTTGAGGGGCAAATTGCTATTGCAGTTTGCAGAGCGAAAGAATCAATAAAAAACAGGGAAGGATGGAGAATGGAGATGGGAAGAGGGGATGCCGGAAGGGTTCGTCACCTTGAGGAGGTGGGCGCGGGACGCTTGGTCCATGAGGGCGAGGCGGCGGGCCagggggaggaggcggcggcggagggcggcCGCGCGCGGGACGCCGGCGACGGCCAACAGCCCGGTGCC
This Lolium perenne isolate Kyuss_39 chromosome 1, Kyuss_2.0, whole genome shotgun sequence DNA region includes the following protein-coding sequences:
- the LOC127342758 gene encoding uncharacterized protein, giving the protein MALTAPATTLDIDEIAFSDLFLLSPEPSGTADADDDGRRRRLLATVWAALGRGGTGLLAVAGVPRAAALRRRLLPLARRLALMDQASRAHLLKKHGVGSDVPLKKPDRSVSSFAQLLRHDSGKKFHSLKSLSDAAGSINTRTGCPEVKPAGADGFGEHTCDDDIENLGELFKELGLCMMEIGILIARACDVVIGGNQLEQSITDFGSAKARLIHYHSELDNRIIKEKSANRRNFFVNNAAAAVTPVSDHIDMSCHQRPGPGGYGSRMTRQDGQAVVMSGEEKEGRDIAVQGQSSNISLVNLWQEWHYDYGLLTVLTAPLFLRSALGQECPVSEECSLPDGHTHLQLFNKRRIFSVRCSQESFIVQIGEAADILSGGKLRSTLHAVSRPLGLPNISRETFVVFVQPSWDKTLPSSGYSSADEDDSSDHLESTSRSDGSAGSCSEHMLMQDILMKIPPLSSRLKEGMTFAEFSRQTTKQYYGGGGIQQNS